A stretch of Gorilla gorilla gorilla isolate KB3781 chromosome 9, NHGRI_mGorGor1-v2.1_pri, whole genome shotgun sequence DNA encodes these proteins:
- the CAVIN3 gene encoding caveolae-associated protein 3 isoform X1, translating to MRESALEPGPVPEAPAGGPVHAVTVVTLLEKLASMLETLRERQGGLARRQGGLAGSVRRIQSGLGALSRSHDTTSNTLAQLLAKAERVSSHANAAQERAVRRAAQVQRLEANHGLLVARGKLHVLLFKASPTLQRFAVRTQLSLPLPSHACLSPQTLAAEEEGEVPASAFQKAPEPLGPADQSELGPEQLEAEVGESSDEEPVESRAQRLRRTGLQKVQSLRRALSGRKGPAAPPPTPVKPPRLGPGRSAGAQPEAQPALEPTLEPEPPQDTEEDPGRPGAAEEALLQMESVA from the exons ATGAGGGAGAGTGCGTTGGAGCCGGGGCCTGTGCCCGAGGCGCCGGCGGGGGGTCCCGTGCACGCCGTGACGGTGGTGACCCTGCTGGAGAAGCTGGCCTCCATGCTGGAGACGCTGCGGGAGCGGCAGGGAGGCCTGGCTCGAAGGCAGGGAGGCCTGGCAGGGTCCGTGCGCCGCATCCAGAGCGGCCTGGGCGCTCTGAGTCGCAGCCACGACACCACCAGCAACACCTTGGCGCAGCTGCTGGCCAAGGCGGAGCGCGTGAGCTCGCACGCCAACGCCGCCCAAGAGCGCGCGGTGCGCCGCGCAGCCCAGGTGCAGCGGCTGGAGGCCAACCACGGGCTGCTGGTGGCGCGCGGGAAGCTCCACGTTCTGCTCTTCAAG GCCTCACCTACTTTACAACGTTTTGCAGTTCGCACGCAGCTTTCCCTCCCCTTACCTTCCCACGCCTGCCTTTCCCCCCAGACTCTGGCTGCGGAG GAGGAGGGTGAAGTCCCAGCCAGCGCTTTCCAGAAGGCACCAGAGCCCTTGGGCCCGGCGGACCAGTCCGAGCTGGGCCCAGAGCAGCTGGAGGCCGAAGTTGGAGAGAGCTCGGACGAGGAGCCGGTGGAGTCCAGGGCCCAGCGGCTGCGGCGCACCGGATTGCAGAAGGTACAGAGCCTCCGAAGGGCCCTTTCGGGCCGGAAAGGCCCTGCAGCGCCACCGCCCACCCCGGTCAAGCCGCCTCGCCTCGGGCCTGGCCGGAGCGCTGGAGCCCAGCCGGAAGCCCAGCCTGCGCTGGAGCCCACGCTGGAGCCAGAGCCTCCGCAGGACACCGAGGAAGATCCCGGGAGACCTGGGGCTGCCGAAGAAGCTCTGCTCCAAATGGAGAGTGTAGCCTGA
- the CAVIN3 gene encoding caveolae-associated protein 3 isoform X2 yields MRESALEPGPVPEAPAGGPVHAVTVVTLLEKLASMLETLRERQGGLARRQGGLAGSVRRIQSGLGALSRSHDTTSNTLAQLLAKAERVSSHANAAQERAVRRAAQVQRLEANHGLLVARGKLHVLLFKTLAAEEEGEVPASAFQKAPEPLGPADQSELGPEQLEAEVGESSDEEPVESRAQRLRRTGLQKVQSLRRALSGRKGPAAPPPTPVKPPRLGPGRSAGAQPEAQPALEPTLEPEPPQDTEEDPGRPGAAEEALLQMESVA; encoded by the exons ATGAGGGAGAGTGCGTTGGAGCCGGGGCCTGTGCCCGAGGCGCCGGCGGGGGGTCCCGTGCACGCCGTGACGGTGGTGACCCTGCTGGAGAAGCTGGCCTCCATGCTGGAGACGCTGCGGGAGCGGCAGGGAGGCCTGGCTCGAAGGCAGGGAGGCCTGGCAGGGTCCGTGCGCCGCATCCAGAGCGGCCTGGGCGCTCTGAGTCGCAGCCACGACACCACCAGCAACACCTTGGCGCAGCTGCTGGCCAAGGCGGAGCGCGTGAGCTCGCACGCCAACGCCGCCCAAGAGCGCGCGGTGCGCCGCGCAGCCCAGGTGCAGCGGCTGGAGGCCAACCACGGGCTGCTGGTGGCGCGCGGGAAGCTCCACGTTCTGCTCTTCAAG ACTCTGGCTGCGGAG GAGGAGGGTGAAGTCCCAGCCAGCGCTTTCCAGAAGGCACCAGAGCCCTTGGGCCCGGCGGACCAGTCCGAGCTGGGCCCAGAGCAGCTGGAGGCCGAAGTTGGAGAGAGCTCGGACGAGGAGCCGGTGGAGTCCAGGGCCCAGCGGCTGCGGCGCACCGGATTGCAGAAGGTACAGAGCCTCCGAAGGGCCCTTTCGGGCCGGAAAGGCCCTGCAGCGCCACCGCCCACCCCGGTCAAGCCGCCTCGCCTCGGGCCTGGCCGGAGCGCTGGAGCCCAGCCGGAAGCCCAGCCTGCGCTGGAGCCCACGCTGGAGCCAGAGCCTCCGCAGGACACCGAGGAAGATCCCGGGAGACCTGGGGCTGCCGAAGAAGCTCTGCTCCAAATGGAGAGTGTAGCCTGA
- the CAVIN3 gene encoding caveolae-associated protein 3 isoform X3 — MRESALEPGPVPEAPAGGPVHAVTVVTLLEKLASMLETLRERQGGLARRQGGLAGSVRRIQSGLGALSRSHDTTSNTLAQLLAKAERVSSHANAAQERAVRRAAQVQRLEANHGLLVARGKLHVLLFKEEGEVPASAFQKAPEPLGPADQSELGPEQLEAEVGESSDEEPVESRAQRLRRTGLQKVQSLRRALSGRKGPAAPPPTPVKPPRLGPGRSAGAQPEAQPALEPTLEPEPPQDTEEDPGRPGAAEEALLQMESVA; from the exons ATGAGGGAGAGTGCGTTGGAGCCGGGGCCTGTGCCCGAGGCGCCGGCGGGGGGTCCCGTGCACGCCGTGACGGTGGTGACCCTGCTGGAGAAGCTGGCCTCCATGCTGGAGACGCTGCGGGAGCGGCAGGGAGGCCTGGCTCGAAGGCAGGGAGGCCTGGCAGGGTCCGTGCGCCGCATCCAGAGCGGCCTGGGCGCTCTGAGTCGCAGCCACGACACCACCAGCAACACCTTGGCGCAGCTGCTGGCCAAGGCGGAGCGCGTGAGCTCGCACGCCAACGCCGCCCAAGAGCGCGCGGTGCGCCGCGCAGCCCAGGTGCAGCGGCTGGAGGCCAACCACGGGCTGCTGGTGGCGCGCGGGAAGCTCCACGTTCTGCTCTTCAAG GAGGAGGGTGAAGTCCCAGCCAGCGCTTTCCAGAAGGCACCAGAGCCCTTGGGCCCGGCGGACCAGTCCGAGCTGGGCCCAGAGCAGCTGGAGGCCGAAGTTGGAGAGAGCTCGGACGAGGAGCCGGTGGAGTCCAGGGCCCAGCGGCTGCGGCGCACCGGATTGCAGAAGGTACAGAGCCTCCGAAGGGCCCTTTCGGGCCGGAAAGGCCCTGCAGCGCCACCGCCCACCCCGGTCAAGCCGCCTCGCCTCGGGCCTGGCCGGAGCGCTGGAGCCCAGCCGGAAGCCCAGCCTGCGCTGGAGCCCACGCTGGAGCCAGAGCCTCCGCAGGACACCGAGGAAGATCCCGGGAGACCTGGGGCTGCCGAAGAAGCTCTGCTCCAAATGGAGAGTGTAGCCTGA